Proteins from a genomic interval of Medicago truncatula cultivar Jemalong A17 chromosome 3, MtrunA17r5.0-ANR, whole genome shotgun sequence:
- the LOC25490987 gene encoding SWR1 complex subunit 6, with the protein MEEDGSNSNRRTSGRTRKVASKMVAALASSDNRTQAALARLDALENDNAGFEVVDPNLDDDEASLDDDDQVYMQRKQSKGTKRKTRQAKALEARKAPRTFLELLHDANLESLPPHVPTYWKAAVGPPSSTARRHFCTVCGFSANYTCVRCGVRFCSNRCQNVHNDTRCLKFVA; encoded by the exons ATGGAGGAAGATGGTTCGAATTCAAACCGCCGCACGTCAGGCCGAACACGAAAAGTTGCATCCAAAATGGTCGCCGCACTTGCTAGCTCCGACAACCGTACCCAGGCTGCTCTTGCACGGTTGGATGCTTTGGAGAATGACAATGCTGGATTTGAAGTTGTAGATCCTAATCTTGATGATGACGAAGCTTctcttgatgatgatgatcaag TGTATATGCAGAGAAAACAATCTAAAGGCACCAAAAGGAAAACCAGACAAGCAAAAGCTCTTGAAGCTAGGAAGGCCCCAAGAACATTTCTGGAGCTCTTACATGAT GCAAACTTAGAATCATTGCCACCGCATGTTCCCACCTATTGGAAAGCAGCTGTTGGACCTCCAAGCTCAACCGCCCGTCGCCACTTTTGTACCGTATGTGGTTTCTCTGCCAATTACACTTGTGTTAGATGTGGTGTGCGCTTTTGTTCCAATCGGTGTCAAAATGTGCACAATGATACCCGATGCTTGAAATTTGTCGCCTAA
- the LOC25490988 gene encoding N-terminal acetyltransferase B complex auxiliary subunit NAA25 yields the protein MASKFGFAGGIPERKVRPIWDAIDSRQFKNALKHVTTLLAKHPNSPYVLALKALVLERMGKIDDASAVSLTAKENLFSNDLLSMDDLTLSTLQIVFQRLDRLDLATECYEHACGKFPNKMELMMGLFNCYVREYSFVKQQQTAIKMYKLAGEEKYLLWSVCSIHLQVLCGNGGDKLLVLAEGLLKKHVASHSLHEPEALMVYISILEQQAKFGDALEILSGKLGSLLTINVDKLRMQGRLLALAGDYTAAADIFHKILESCPDDWEGFLHYLGCLLEDGSIWCDEAVNDPVHPPKFVSCKVSHLTDEQFDSRISIASAFIRKLQTDTVDNSVRGPYLATIEIERRRHLRGKGNDNNLMDGIVQYFCRFGHLGCFTSDVEMFFEVFTTDKKAELSEKLMKINDTLSTPPTKTLGLSISLFKIKQQLLLGDMFNSSANDVEVSCVQMFEMYCKNIPLSKDLDPQESMHGEELLSITSNILVQLFWRTKNVGYLVEAVMVLEFGLSIRRYVSQYKILLLHLYCHFGALSVAHEWYKSLDVKNILMESMLHHILPQMLVSPLWTELNSLLKDYLKFMDDHFRESADLTFLAYHHKNYSKIIEFVQFKDRLQRSSQYLVTRVETPILQLKQNADNIEDEEGILQSMKCGVDFLELSNEIGSKSLTFNEDLESRPWWTPTVEKNYLLGPFQGISYCPKEILTKERETSLKREIEKKSLLPRMIYLSIQSASLSIKEHVEVNGSVKPDITLELKLLLERFSQFLGFSLSEAIEVVKGSFSNGERSVVSDSNLIDWLNFTVFLNAWNLSSRELVHPDRNEGRPIIWNILDSLLERYILENVRSMEPQLCSPCSKVQLLMQLVTEPLAWHGLVIQSCLRSCLPSSKKKKKSGSAYQSSSNLAHAITESVQQLSLVLEGVIKQISESNRRPEDENSDGILSLLRKDEHNDGPGRVFHVLETFISSMSNAEVGDRIYHSLKSWSPADVARKMMTGKLKVLTAFSAICESKLKLLQSLKQQIAQV from the exons ATGGCGTCGAAGTTCGGCTTCGCCGGCGGCATACCAGAACGGAAGGTTCGTCCAATATGGGACGCCATTGATTCACGACAATTCAAGAACGCTCTCAAACACGTTACTACGCTTCTCGCTAAACATCCTAATTCACCTTACGTACTC GCTCTTAAAGCTCTTGTTCTTGAAAGAATGGGGAAGATTGATGATGCCTCCGCTGTTTCACTCACTGCTAAGGAGAATCTTTTTTCTAATGATTTGCTTTCGATGGATGATCTCACTCTCAGTACATTGCAGATTGTGTTTCAGCGTTTGGATCGAT TGGATTTGGCTACTGAATGTTATGAACATGCCTGCGGTAAATTTCCAAATAAAATGGAACTCATGATGGGTTTGTTTAACTGCTATGTCCGGGAATACTCATTTGTTAAGCAACAACAG ACAGCTATTAAAATGTACAAGCTCGCTGGTGAAGAAAAATATCTTCTTTGGTCTGTTTGTAGCATCCACTTACAG GTGCTTTGTGGTAATGGAGGAGATAAACTTTTAGTTTTAGCTGAAGGCTTACTTAAGAAACATGTTGCTTCACATAGCTTACATGAACCTGAAG CTCTTATGGTCTACATTTCCATATTGGAACAACAAGCTAAGTTCGGCGATGCTTTGGAAATTCTATCTGGGAAATTGGGATCACTATTGACGATCAACGTTGATAAGCTACGAATGCAG GGGAGACTCCTGGCTCTGGCGGGTGACTACACTGCTGCTGCTGACATCTTTCACAAAATTCTTGAGTCATG TCCAGATGATTGGGAGGGTTTTCTTCATTACCTAGGTTGTTTGCTGGAAGATGGCAGCATTTGGTGTGATGAGGCTGTTAATGATCCAGTTCACCCTCCAAAATTTGTCAGTTGCAAAGTATCACACTTGACAGACGAACAG TTTGATAGTCGAATATCAATTGCATCAGCTTTTATACGGAAGTTACAAACAGACACTGTTGATAATTCTGTAAGAGGTCCATACCTAGCAACTatagaaattgaaagaagaaggCATTTGCGTGGGAAGGGAAATGATAACAACTTAATGGATGGAATTGTGCAATACTTTTGCAG GTTCGGTCACTTGGGTTGCTTTACTTCTGATGTTGAGATGTTTTTTGAAGTCTTCACTACTGATAAGAAGGCAGAGCTATCTGAGAAGTTAATGAAAATCAATGATACATTATCAACTCCACCAACCAAGACACTTGGGCTGTCTATAAGccttttcaaaattaaacaacaattaTTGCTAGGGGACATGTTTAACTCTTCTGCAAATG ATGTTGAGGTCTCATGTGTTCAAATGTTTGAAATGTATTGCAAAAACATTCCACTTTCAAAAGATTTGGATCCACAAGAGAGCATGCATGGCGAGGAGCTTCTTTCAAttacaagcaatattttggttCAG TTATTCTGGCGTACCAAAAATGTTGGCTATTTGGTAGAGGCGGTCATGGTTTTGGAGTTTGGCTTGTCAATACGAAG ATATGTATCACAGTACAAGATATTGCTATTGCACTTGTATTGCCACTTTGGTGCTCTTTCAGTGGCACATGAATG GTATAAATCACTGGATGTCAAGAATATCTTGATGGAAAGTATGTTACACCACATTTTGCCCCAGATGCTGGTCTCTCCACTATGGACAGAGTTAAACAGTCTGCTAAAGGATTACCTGAAGTTTATGGATGATCACTTCAGAGAATCTGCAGATTTAACATTTCTTGCATATCATCATAAAAATTACTCAAAA ATAATTGAATTTGTCCAGTTCAAAGATAGGCTGCAACGCTCCAGTCAGTATTTGGTCACACGAGTTGAAACGCCCATTTTACAGCTAAAGCAGAATGCAGATAACATTGAAGACGAAGAG GGCATCCTTCAAAGCATGAAATGTGGGGTTGACTTCCTTGAGCTGTCTAACGAGATTGGGTCAAAGTCTTTGACCTTCAATGAAGACTTGGAGTCACGGCCCTGGTGGACACCAACAGTAGAGAAAAATTACCTTTTAG GGCCATTTCAAGGGATTTCATATTGCCCCAAAGAAATATTG ACTAAAGAGAGGGAAACAAGTTtaaagagagaaattgagaagaaatCCCTACTCCCACGGATGATCTATCTTTCAATTCAAAGTGCTTCCTTATCAATCAAGGAACATGTTGAGGTCAATGGTTCTGTTAAACCAGACATCACTTTGGAGCTGAAATTATTGCTGGAGCGCTTTTCACAATTTTTGGGCTTTTCTCTTAGTGAAGCAATAGAAGTGGTCAAGGGGAGTTTCTCTAATGGTGAAAGATCTGTG GTTTCTGACTCCAACTTGATTGATTGGTTGAATTTCACTGTATTCTTAAATGCGTGGAACCTGAGTTCCCGTGAACTTGTACACCCAGATAGAAATGAAGGTAGGCCAATTATTTGGAATATCTTAGATTCATTGTTGGAGAGGTATATTTTAGAGAACGTTAGGTCCATGGAGCCCCAGCTATGCTCTCCTTGCAGCAAAGTTCAACTTCTGATGCAGTTAGTTACAGAACCTTTGGCGTGGCATGGACTTGTGATCCAGTCTTGTCTAAGATCCTGTCTCCCATCAagtaagaagaaaaagaaaagtgggTCGGCCTATCAGTCTAGCTCAAATTTGGCTCACGCCATCACAGAATCTGTTCAGCAATTATCTCTTGTATTGGAAGGTGTTATAAAGCAGATAAGTGAATCGAACAGAAGACCTGAAGATGAGAACTCGGATGGCATTCTTTCTCTTCTCCGGAAAGATGAGCATAATGATGGGCCAGGCCGGGTCTTTCATGTTTTAGAAACATTTATTTCGTCTATGAGTAACGCGGAAGTTGGTGATCGTATCTACCACTCACTTAAGTCTTGGAGTCCTGCTGATGTTGCCAGGAAAATGATGACAGGAAAGCTTAAAGTATTGACGGCGTTTTCAGCCATCTGTGAATCAAAATTGAAGTTATTGCAGTCTCTGAAACAGCAGATAGCTCAAGTTTGA